The following coding sequences lie in one Herpetosiphonaceae bacterium genomic window:
- a CDS encoding cupin domain-containing protein, which produces MEIRRVGSQPSGRGPGEWFTGVVWIDPLFGAHAPARAAGNAVTFEPGARTAWHTHPLGQVLIVTAGCGWVQRDGGPIEEIRPGDVVWFEAGEKHWHGASPTTAMTHIAIQEALDGKAVDWMEHVSDEHYQAG; this is translated from the coding sequence GGGGGCCGGGCGAGTGGTTTACTGGCGTGGTATGGATCGATCCCTTGTTCGGGGCACATGCTCCGGCGCGGGCGGCCGGCAACGCCGTCACCTTTGAGCCCGGCGCGCGCACGGCGTGGCACACGCATCCGCTTGGGCAGGTCCTCATCGTCACGGCGGGTTGCGGCTGGGTTCAGCGCGACGGTGGCCCAATTGAGGAAATCCGTCCAGGCGATGTGGTGTGGTTCGAAGCCGGCGAGAAGCACTGGCACGGCGCTTCACCGACTACGGCGATGACGCATATCGCCATTCAGGAGGCGCTCGACGGCAAGGCGGTCGACTGGATGGAGCACGTCAGCGACGAGCACTACCAGGCCGGATGA